A region from the Clostridium beijerinckii genome encodes:
- a CDS encoding sulfur carrier protein ThiS adenylyltransferase ThiF (catalyzes the adenylation of ThiS which is involved in the formation of 5-methyl-4-(beta-hydroxyethyl)thiazole phosphate), giving the protein MNIKINGKTVTSNSLTLHDLRREHYDDEKNIISILNGFQTFDDYKLSENDEVSFIEKGKMPPQDEFESLMCARHTPHVFEKVKASKVAIAGLGGLGSNIAVSLARTGVGNLHLIDFDIVEPSNLNRQQYKIKHLGLYKTDALKNEIEEINPFIKVTIDTVKITEENVKGLFEDDEIICEAFDNPTAKAMLVNTVIECFPNKKIVSASGMAGYESSNTIITKKITDNFYLCGDRENGAMVGRGLMAPRVSICAGHQANMVLRLILGIEEI; this is encoded by the coding sequence TTGAATATAAAAATTAATGGTAAGACAGTAACAAGTAATAGTTTAACTCTTCATGATTTACGCAGAGAGCATTACGATGATGAAAAAAATATAATATCTATTTTAAACGGATTTCAAACTTTTGACGACTATAAGCTTAGTGAAAATGATGAAGTGAGCTTTATTGAAAAAGGTAAAATGCCCCCGCAAGATGAATTCGAAAGCTTGATGTGTGCAAGACATACTCCACATGTATTTGAAAAAGTTAAAGCTTCCAAGGTAGCAATTGCTGGACTTGGAGGTCTTGGTTCTAATATAGCTGTAAGTTTAGCAAGAACAGGAGTAGGCAACTTACATTTAATTGATTTTGATATTGTAGAACCAAGCAACTTAAATCGTCAGCAATATAAAATTAAACATCTTGGCTTATATAAAACAGATGCATTAAAAAATGAAATTGAAGAAATAAATCCATTTATTAAAGTAACTATTGATACTGTTAAAATTACAGAAGAAAATGTTAAAGGTTTATTTGAAGATGATGAGATTATTTGTGAAGCTTTTGATAATCCAACAGCTAAAGCTATGCTTGTAAATACTGTTATTGAATGTTTTCCAAATAAGAAAATTGTGTCAGCTTCAGGGATGGCTGGGTATGAAAGTAGCAATACAATAATTACAAAAAAAATAACAGATAATTTTTATTTGTGTGGTGATAGAGAAAATGGGGCTATGGTGGGGAGAGGTCTGATGGCTCCACGTGTATCTATTTGCGCAGGCCATCAAGCAAATATGGTTCTAAGATTAATACTTGGAATAGAAGAAATATAA
- the thiS gene encoding thiamine biosynthesis protein ThiS, producing MITVNGNKISNADNLRLSDYLVKEGYTISLVAVECNGSIVPKTQYEEKILTDGDVIEVVSFVGGG from the coding sequence ATGATAACTGTAAATGGCAATAAAATAAGCAATGCAGATAATTTGAGATTATCTGATTATTTAGTAAAAGAAGGTTATACTATTTCTTTAGTTGCAGTTGAATGTAACGGTTCTATTGTTCCTAAAACTCAATATGAAGAAAAAATATTAACTGATGGTGATGTTATAGAAGTTGTAAGTTTTGTAGGAGGCGGCTGA